One genomic segment of Paraburkholderia aromaticivorans includes these proteins:
- the urtA gene encoding urea ABC transporter substrate-binding protein, which translates to MSHDDQNESGMPSALRRKLLMGLAAAPALAVSGIARAQQFPTAKVNTTHLAVTDTEVTVGQLHSATGTMAISETGSIQAERLAIEQINAAGGILGRKIKVIQEDGASDWPTFAEKSKKLLENDHVAAVFGCWTSASRKAVLPIFERDNGLLYYPTFYEGLEQSHNVFYTGQEATQQILWGLNWANQTKKAKSFFLIGSDYIWPRTSNKIARKHIEQHLSGCKVVGEEYYPLGTTNFNSLINKIKIAKPDCIYAIIVGGSNVAFYKQLKAAGITADKQFLLTISVTEDEVLGIGGENFAGFYSAMKYFESLENDNNKKFVAAFKAKYGPKSVIGDVTQAAYLGPWLWKAAVEKAGSFDVDKVVAASPGIELKSAPEGYVKIHANHHLWSRTRIGQAQADGQFKVVAESPDLIEPNPFPKGYQ; encoded by the coding sequence ATGTCACACGATGATCAGAACGAGTCCGGCATGCCCTCGGCCCTGCGCCGCAAACTGTTGATGGGACTCGCTGCCGCGCCCGCGCTGGCCGTGTCCGGCATCGCGCGGGCCCAGCAGTTTCCGACCGCGAAAGTCAACACCACTCACCTTGCCGTCACCGACACGGAAGTGACGGTGGGTCAGTTGCACTCGGCGACCGGCACGATGGCCATCTCCGAAACCGGCTCGATTCAGGCCGAGCGGCTTGCGATCGAACAGATCAACGCGGCGGGCGGCATTCTCGGCCGCAAGATCAAGGTGATTCAGGAAGACGGCGCATCCGACTGGCCGACGTTCGCTGAAAAGTCGAAGAAGCTGCTGGAAAACGATCACGTCGCCGCCGTGTTCGGCTGCTGGACGTCGGCCTCGCGAAAGGCGGTGTTGCCGATTTTCGAACGCGACAACGGCCTGTTGTACTACCCGACCTTCTACGAAGGCCTGGAGCAGTCGCACAACGTGTTCTACACCGGCCAGGAAGCGACCCAGCAGATTCTCTGGGGGCTGAACTGGGCGAACCAGACGAAGAAGGCGAAGAGCTTCTTCCTGATCGGCTCGGACTACATCTGGCCGCGCACCTCGAACAAGATTGCGCGCAAGCACATCGAGCAGCATCTGAGCGGCTGCAAGGTGGTGGGCGAGGAGTACTACCCGCTCGGCACCACCAACTTCAATTCGCTGATCAACAAGATCAAGATCGCCAAGCCGGATTGCATCTACGCGATTATCGTCGGCGGTTCGAACGTGGCGTTCTACAAGCAGCTCAAAGCGGCCGGCATCACCGCGGACAAGCAGTTCCTGTTGACCATCTCGGTGACGGAAGACGAAGTGCTCGGCATTGGCGGCGAAAACTTCGCGGGCTTCTATTCGGCCATGAAGTATTTCGAGTCGCTCGAGAACGACAACAACAAGAAATTCGTCGCGGCATTCAAGGCGAAATACGGGCCGAAATCCGTGATCGGCGACGTCACCCAGGCGGCCTATCTCGGACCGTGGCTCTGGAAAGCGGCGGTGGAAAAGGCCGGCAGCTTCGACGTCGACAAGGTGGTGGCGGCCTCGCCTGGCATCGAACTGAAGAGCGCGCCGGAAGGCTACGTGAAGATCCACGCCAACCATCACTTGTGGAGCCGCACGCGGATCGGACAGGCGCAGGCGGACGGCCAGTTCAAGGTGGTCGCGGAATCGCCGGATCTGATCGAGCCTAACCCGTTCCCGAAGGGTTATCAGTAA
- the fmdA gene encoding formamidase: protein MAETLIKVDLNQSAYDNENVHNRWHPDIPMACWVNPGDDFILETYDWTGGFVKNNDSADDVRDIDLSIVHFLSGPVGVKGAEPGDLLVVDLLDIGAKQESQWGFNGFFSKKNGGGFLTDHFPQAQKSIWDFHGLYTSSRHIPGVNFAGLIHPGLIGCLPDPKMLATWNEREAALIATDPQRVPGLANPPFAATAHMGRLAGDERAKAAAEGARTVPPREHGGNCDIKDLSRGSKVYFPVYVDGAGLSVGDLHFSQGDGEITFCGAIEMAGWVHMKVELIKGGMEKYGIKNPIFKPSPITPHYNDYLIFEGISVDEQGKQHYLDVHIAYRQACLNAIEYLKKFGYSGAQAYSILGTAPVQGHISGVVDVPNACATLWLPTQIFDFDIRPTSAGPVKHITGGVDLPLSPDLV, encoded by the coding sequence ATGGCTGAAACGCTAATCAAGGTCGATCTGAACCAGTCGGCCTACGACAACGAGAACGTCCACAACCGCTGGCACCCGGATATTCCGATGGCCTGCTGGGTCAATCCGGGCGACGATTTCATTCTGGAGACTTACGACTGGACCGGTGGCTTCGTCAAGAACAACGACAGTGCCGACGACGTGCGCGATATCGATCTCTCCATCGTGCACTTCCTGTCCGGACCGGTGGGCGTGAAGGGCGCGGAGCCGGGCGATCTGCTGGTGGTGGACCTGCTCGACATCGGCGCGAAGCAGGAGAGCCAATGGGGCTTCAACGGCTTCTTCTCGAAGAAGAACGGCGGTGGTTTCCTGACCGATCATTTCCCGCAGGCGCAAAAGTCGATCTGGGATTTTCATGGTCTCTACACCAGTTCGCGCCATATTCCCGGCGTGAACTTCGCGGGACTGATCCACCCGGGGCTGATCGGCTGCCTGCCTGATCCGAAGATGCTGGCCACCTGGAACGAGCGCGAAGCCGCGCTGATCGCCACGGACCCGCAGCGCGTGCCCGGCCTCGCCAATCCGCCGTTCGCCGCCACTGCGCACATGGGGCGTCTCGCCGGCGACGAGCGCGCCAAAGCCGCCGCCGAAGGGGCGCGCACGGTGCCGCCGCGCGAGCATGGCGGCAACTGCGACATCAAGGACCTGTCGCGCGGCTCGAAGGTGTATTTCCCGGTGTACGTGGACGGCGCGGGTCTGTCCGTGGGCGACTTGCACTTCAGTCAGGGCGACGGCGAAATCACCTTCTGCGGCGCCATTGAAATGGCCGGCTGGGTGCATATGAAGGTCGAGTTGATCAAGGGCGGCATGGAGAAATACGGCATCAAGAACCCGATCTTCAAGCCGAGCCCGATCACGCCTCACTACAACGACTACCTGATCTTCGAAGGCATCTCCGTCGATGAACAGGGCAAGCAGCACTATCTGGACGTGCATATCGCCTACCGCCAGGCGTGTCTGAATGCGATCGAGTATCTGAAGAAGTTCGGCTACTCGGGCGCGCAGGCTTACTCGATTCTGGGCACGGCACCGGTGCAGGGGCATATCAGCGGCGTCGTTGACGTGCCGAACGCGTGCGCGACGCTCTGGTTGCCAACGCAGATTTTCGACTTCGATATCAGGCCGACTTCCGCGGGACCCGTCAAGCATATTACCGGCGGCGTGGATCTGCCTTTGTCACCGGATCTGGTCTGA
- the urtD gene encoding urea ABC transporter ATP-binding protein UrtD: protein MSNTDFVLAVEELSVSFDGFKAIDSLNLYVDRGELRVVIGPNGAGKTTLLDLICGKTRATQGSIKFRNEEMTQLPEFRRVRKGIGRKFQTPSIYENLSVFQNLEVSFPRGRGVFGALAFRRTDDVMDRVRSVAGEIGLAGQFDLEAGLLSHGQKQWLEIGMLLMQEPELLMLDEPIAGMSVREREITAELLKRICQNRSMIVIEHDMAFVEQIAHKVTVMHQGKILAEGAMEQVQNDPRVIDVYLGH, encoded by the coding sequence ATGAGCAATACTGATTTCGTGCTGGCGGTGGAAGAACTGAGCGTGTCCTTCGACGGCTTCAAGGCGATCGATTCGCTGAACCTGTATGTGGATCGCGGCGAACTGCGCGTGGTGATCGGACCGAACGGCGCGGGTAAGACGACGCTCCTCGACCTTATCTGCGGCAAGACGCGGGCGACCCAGGGCAGCATCAAGTTCCGCAACGAAGAGATGACGCAATTGCCCGAGTTTCGCCGGGTACGAAAAGGGATCGGCCGCAAGTTCCAGACGCCGTCGATTTACGAAAACCTCTCCGTGTTTCAGAACCTCGAAGTGTCGTTTCCGCGCGGACGCGGCGTGTTCGGCGCGCTGGCGTTTCGCCGCACCGACGACGTGATGGACCGCGTGAGAAGCGTGGCCGGAGAGATTGGCCTCGCTGGTCAGTTCGACCTCGAAGCAGGCTTGCTGTCGCACGGTCAGAAACAGTGGCTCGAAATCGGCATGTTGCTGATGCAGGAGCCGGAACTGCTGATGCTCGACGAGCCGATTGCCGGCATGAGCGTGCGCGAGCGCGAGATCACGGCCGAGCTGCTCAAACGCATCTGCCAGAACCGCTCGATGATCGTGATCGAACATGACATGGCATTTGTCGAGCAGATTGCCCACAAGGTCACGGTGATGCACCAGGGAAAGATTCTCGCCGAAGGCGCGATGGAGCAGGTGCAAAACGACCCGCGCGTGATCGACGTTTATCTGGGCCACTGA
- the urtE gene encoding urea ABC transporter ATP-binding subunit UrtE, producing the protein MLNVDDVFVSYGQSEALHGISFNAARNETVAIMGRNGMGKTTLFKSLIGILPLKAGSVQVDGEDVSRDESFRRVAKGIAYVPQGRQIFATLSVEENIQTGLENSPTKRVPDEIYALFPVLYEMRSRKGGNLSGGQQQQLAIARALVTEPKVLLLDEPTEGIQPSIIKDIARALNEIRKLRDITIVVSEQVLSFALDVADRLFVIEGGRLVHESTRSDADTAKIREYLSV; encoded by the coding sequence ATGTTGAATGTCGACGACGTATTCGTCAGTTACGGCCAAAGCGAGGCCTTGCACGGCATCAGCTTCAACGCCGCGCGCAACGAAACCGTGGCGATCATGGGACGCAACGGCATGGGCAAGACCACGCTGTTCAAGTCGCTGATCGGCATCCTGCCGCTCAAGGCGGGCTCGGTGCAGGTGGATGGCGAAGACGTATCGCGCGATGAAAGCTTTCGGCGCGTCGCCAAAGGTATCGCGTATGTGCCACAGGGGCGGCAAATCTTCGCCACGTTGAGCGTGGAGGAGAACATCCAGACCGGTCTGGAGAACTCGCCCACGAAGCGCGTGCCCGACGAAATCTACGCGCTCTTTCCGGTGCTCTACGAGATGCGCTCGCGCAAGGGCGGCAACCTGTCCGGGGGCCAGCAGCAACAACTGGCGATTGCCCGCGCGCTGGTCACGGAGCCCAAGGTGCTGCTGCTCGACGAGCCCACCGAGGGCATTCAGCCGTCCATCATCAAGGACATCGCGCGCGCGTTGAACGAGATCCGCAAGCTGCGCGACATCACGATCGTCGTGTCCGAGCAGGTCCTGAGTTTCGCGCTCGATGTGGCCGACCGGCTCTTCGTCATCGAAGGCGGGCGCCTCGTGCATGAGAGCACGCGCAGCGACGCCGACACCGCGAAGATCCGCGAGTACCTGTCGGTGTGA
- the urtB gene encoding urea ABC transporter permease subunit UrtB translates to MSASDILNITLMQGFAGLSLFSVLLLMGLGLAVIFGQMGVINMAHGEFMTIGAYTIYMFSQLADNYWHGFAPVYFPLAICAAFALAFAAGWVAEWALIRHLYRRPLDTLLATWGLSLGMQQVFRSVFGPKEVSPTLPDWLMGSWSPKPGLDIPINGLFVMSLAVLMTGGVLLALYRSRWGLRVRATVANRQMANAAGIDTRKTDRLTFAIGCGMAGVAGAAFTAIGSTGPTSGSLYIVDSFLVVTFGGAASLLGTVASAFGIAQMQSISEFFMTGSSARVVTLLTIVIVLMLRPQGLFASKVRRA, encoded by the coding sequence ATGTCGGCTTCGGACATTCTTAACATCACGCTGATGCAGGGTTTCGCGGGCTTGAGCCTTTTCAGCGTGCTGCTGCTGATGGGGCTGGGGCTGGCGGTGATCTTCGGCCAGATGGGCGTCATCAATATGGCGCACGGCGAATTCATGACGATCGGCGCTTATACGATCTACATGTTTTCGCAGCTGGCCGACAACTATTGGCACGGCTTCGCGCCCGTGTATTTCCCGCTCGCCATTTGTGCCGCCTTCGCACTCGCGTTCGCGGCCGGGTGGGTCGCCGAGTGGGCGCTGATCCGCCATCTCTACCGGCGACCGCTCGACACCTTGCTGGCCACGTGGGGGCTGAGCCTCGGCATGCAGCAGGTATTCCGCTCGGTGTTCGGCCCGAAAGAAGTGAGTCCGACCTTGCCGGACTGGCTCATGGGCTCGTGGTCGCCGAAGCCGGGGCTCGACATTCCGATCAACGGCCTCTTCGTGATGAGCCTTGCCGTGCTGATGACGGGCGGCGTGCTGCTGGCGCTGTACCGCTCGCGCTGGGGCTTGCGTGTGCGAGCCACCGTGGCGAACCGTCAGATGGCGAATGCCGCGGGCATTGATACGCGCAAGACCGACCGGCTGACCTTCGCGATCGGCTGCGGCATGGCGGGCGTCGCGGGCGCCGCGTTCACTGCGATCGGCTCCACCGGGCCGACCAGCGGCTCGCTGTATATCGTCGATTCGTTCCTCGTGGTGACGTTCGGCGGCGCCGCGAGCCTGCTCGGCACGGTGGCATCCGCTTTCGGCATTGCGCAGATGCAGTCGATCAGCGAGTTCTTCATGACGGGCTCGTCGGCGCGCGTGGTGACGTTGTTGACCATTGTGATCGTGCTGATGCTGCGGCCGCAGGGACTCTTCGCGTCGAAGGTGCGCCGTGCGTGA
- the urtC gene encoding urea ABC transporter permease subunit UrtC → MDPLNPSAGVPASPDRAAARAGLRPAPWRWLTTDGYGSLAVLAALILVVFPLALDVFRLNLMGKYLTYAFVAVGLVMAWGYGGVLSLGQGVFFGLGGYCMAMFLKLEASDPVSTKIQSTPGIPDFMDWNQLTALPFWWKPFHSLPFALAAVVVVPCALAFVVGFAMFKRRVGGVYFAIITQAVALILSVLIIGQQGYTGGVNGITDLRTLLGWDIRGDGAKLILYFVNAVLLLVAILCCRQIQRSKLGTLLLAMRDKEDRVRFSGYDVAMFKVFAFCVAAVLAAIGGAMFTLQVGFMSPSFVGIVPSIEMVIYAAVGGRMSLVGAVYGAVLVNLGKTWFSESFPNLWLFLMAALFIGVVMAFPNGLAGLYDSHVKPWLARRGARSAS, encoded by the coding sequence ATGGACCCGCTGAACCCTTCCGCCGGTGTGCCCGCATCGCCGGATCGTGCCGCCGCTCGTGCCGGCTTGCGGCCCGCGCCGTGGCGCTGGCTGACCACCGATGGCTACGGCAGCCTCGCTGTGCTGGCGGCGCTGATTCTGGTGGTGTTTCCGCTCGCGCTCGACGTGTTCCGTCTGAACCTGATGGGCAAGTATCTGACCTACGCGTTCGTCGCCGTCGGCCTCGTGATGGCGTGGGGCTACGGCGGTGTGCTGAGTCTCGGGCAAGGCGTGTTTTTCGGACTCGGCGGCTATTGCATGGCCATGTTCCTGAAGCTCGAGGCCTCCGACCCGGTCAGCACGAAGATCCAGTCGACGCCCGGCATTCCCGACTTCATGGACTGGAACCAGCTCACCGCCTTGCCGTTCTGGTGGAAGCCGTTTCATTCGCTGCCGTTCGCCCTTGCGGCGGTGGTGGTCGTGCCGTGCGCGCTGGCGTTCGTGGTGGGCTTCGCCATGTTCAAGCGGCGCGTGGGCGGCGTGTACTTCGCCATCATCACGCAGGCGGTGGCGCTGATTCTGTCGGTGCTGATTATCGGCCAGCAGGGCTACACGGGCGGCGTGAACGGCATCACGGATTTGCGCACCCTGCTTGGCTGGGACATTCGCGGCGACGGTGCGAAGCTGATCCTGTACTTCGTCAACGCGGTGCTGCTGCTGGTGGCGATTCTGTGTTGCCGGCAAATCCAGCGCAGCAAGCTCGGCACGCTGCTGCTGGCCATGCGCGACAAGGAAGACCGCGTGCGTTTTTCCGGTTATGACGTGGCCATGTTCAAGGTGTTCGCGTTCTGTGTCGCCGCGGTGCTCGCCGCGATCGGTGGTGCGATGTTCACGTTGCAGGTGGGCTTCATGTCACCGTCGTTCGTGGGGATCGTGCCGTCCATCGAAATGGTGATCTATGCCGCGGTCGGCGGGCGCATGTCGCTGGTCGGCGCGGTCTACGGCGCGGTGCTCGTCAATCTCGGCAAGACGTGGTTTTCGGAGAGCTTTCCGAATCTGTGGCTGTTCCTGATGGCTGCGCTCTTTATCGGCGTGGTGATGGCGTTTCCGAACGGGCTCGCCGGTCTCTACGACAGTCATGTGAAGCCGTGGCTCGCGCGCCGCGGCGCAAGGAGCGCCTCATGA
- a CDS encoding FmdB family zinc ribbon protein yields the protein MPTYDYRCENCGPFAAIRRVAERDVPCACPTCDAPAQRTLSLPSLSLMAASARTGHQINERSAHAPQRSGEYTHRHGPGCGCGSSRTKGATTAGGLKTNPAGRPWMISH from the coding sequence ATGCCGACATACGATTACCGTTGCGAAAACTGCGGCCCATTCGCCGCGATCCGCCGCGTCGCCGAGCGCGACGTGCCTTGCGCATGCCCCACCTGCGACGCACCGGCGCAACGTACCTTGAGTCTGCCTTCGTTGTCGTTGATGGCGGCAAGCGCACGCACCGGGCATCAGATCAACGAACGTTCGGCGCATGCGCCGCAACGCTCAGGCGAGTACACCCACCGGCACGGGCCCGGTTGTGGATGCGGGTCGAGCAGGACTAAGGGGGCGACGACCGCAGGCGGCTTGAAGACCAATCCCGCAGGCAGGCCTTGGATGATCAGCCACTGA